A region of the Thermoanaerobaculum aquaticum genome:
CGGCGTTTTCCGGCCGCCCGGGACCTGGGGAAATCACGATGGCCCGTGGCTTTTTGGCCAGAAGCTCCGGGACCGTGGCTTGGTCGTTGCGCACCACCTGCACCTCTTCCCCGGCGGCCAGCTCCCACAGGTACTGCACCAGGTTGAAGGTGAAGGAGTCGTAGTTGTCCACCATGAGGATCATGGCTCCATCCCTCCGGCCAAAAGGCAGGCCGAAAGCAGCGCCTGCACCTTGTGCCCGCATTCGGAAAGCTCCCGCTCGGGCAGCGAGTCAAACACCACGCCGGCGCCAGCCTGCAGGTGCACCTGTCCACCCGTAGCCACCGCGGTGCGGATGGCAATGCAGGCGTCCATGTCGCCCCCCACGTCAAAGTAGCCCACGGCGCCGCCGTAAATCCCCCGCCGCACCGGCTCCAGCTCCTCAATGAGCTCCATGGCCCGCACCTTGGGGGCACCGGTGAGGGTACCGGCGGGAAAGCAGGAAAAAAGCACGTCCAAAGCGTCTTTTCCGGCCTGCAGGCGGCCGTTTACTTCGCTTACCAAGTGCATGACGTGGGAGTAGCGCTCCACCGCCATGAAGCGCACCACGTTCACGCTACCCGGCCGGCACACCCGCCCTAAATCGTTGCGCCCCAGATCCACCAGCATGAGGTGCTCGGCCCGCTCCTTTTCGTCGTTGCAGAGCTCCCGCTCCAGGGCAGCGTCCTCCTCGGCCGTGCGCCCCCGGGGACGGGTTCCGGCAATGGGACAGGTGGTGGCCACCGCCCCCCGCAGGCGGGCCAGGGTTTCCGGGGAAGAACCCAGCACCTGGGCCTGACCGGTGTCCAGGAAGAACATGTAGGGGGAAGGGTTGGTTAAGCGCAGCGCGCGGTAAAGCGTGTAGGCCGAAGCTTCCAGCGGCAAAGACCAGCGGCGGGAAAGCACAATTTGAAAGATCTCCCCCGCACGGATCGCTTCTTTCGCCTTTTCCACCGCCCGCAGGAACGCCTCATCCTCAGGCACCACGGTAGCCGAAGCAGGAACCGCATCCGCCACCTCGGGAATGGGAGCGGGGGCAGCGGCTTCCAACGGCTTGGCCAGCACCGCGGCCAACTCGTCGAGCTCGGCTAAACCCCTGGCGTAGGCTTGCTCCACCCCTAGCTCCCGGGGGTCCGGGGTGGCCACCAAAAGCAAGCGCTGGCGGACCCGATCCAGGGCAGCCACCACACGGTAGTCGCCAAACCAGGCCTCGGGCAGCGCCAGGGGGTCGGGGAGGCGATCGGGCAGGCGCTCCAGGTAGCGCACGGTGTCGTAGGCCAGGTAGCCCACCGCCCCACCCACAAAGGGAGGGAAAGCCTCCAGCTGCGGGCGCCCGGGGCCCACCAGCAAGCGGTGCAAGCTGGCAACCGGCTCGCCCGGCACGGGCTTGCCGTCCACCGCCACCTGGCCGGCGCGCAGGGTTATGACCCGGCGAGGGTTGGCTCCGGCAAAGGACCACCGCGCCACCCGCTCCCCCCCTTCCACCGACTCCAGGAGAAACGGGTGACACCCCCAGCGGGCCAGGCGCAGCAGCATGCCGTAAGGGGTGACCGTATCGGCGGTGAGCTCCCGCACGATGGGCACCACCGGAAACTCCGCGGCCAAACGGCGGTAGGTGGGCAAATCGGGGACGTTCATGGGCGCCCTCCCAGCCCCCGGGCTTCCAGCTCCCGGTTGACCGCCTCCACCGGAACGCCTTCCGCCACCAGCACCACCGCCAGGTGGTACAGAAGGTCCGCCAGCTCCTGCACCAGCCTCTCAGGCCCCTGGCCGCGGGCGGCCAGCACCACCTCTCCGGCTTCCTCCACCAGCTTTTTCAAAGCCTCATCCGGGGAGGCCAAAAGCCTCGCCGTGTAGGAGCCTTCCGGGGCCTGCTCCTGCCGGGCCCGGATCATGCGCAGCAAGCCCAAAAACGCTGGAACCGGCACCCACCCCTGGCCGTAAACGGGCCGGTGGAAACAGCTCGCTTCCCCGGTGTGACAGGTAGGGCCCTGCGGCACCGCCAGAACCAGCAGCGCGTCGCCGTCACAGTCGGCCACCATCCCCCGCAGCGCCAGCCGGTTCCCGGAGGTTTCCCCCTTTTGCCAAAGCTCGTTGCGGGAACGGGAGAAAAAGTGCACCAGCCCGGTTTCTAGCGTTTTTGCCACCGCTTCGGCGTTCATGAAGCCCAGCATCAGCACCTCCCCAGTTAGGGCGTGCTGCACCACCGCGGGAACCAAGCCCCGCGGGTCGTACCGCAAGCTCTCCTCTACCCCCACGCTTCCTCCCAACGAACCGGGACCCCTGCTGCTGCCAACCTCCGCTTGAGGTCAGCCACCGTCATCTGCTGCTGATGAAAGATGCTGGCCGCCAGGCCGGCATCGGCGCCCGCTTGAAAAGCGGCCACAAAGTGCTCCGGCAAGGTGCCGCCGCCGGAGGCCACAATGGGCACGCTCACCGCCTTTCGCACCGCCGCCAGCAGCTCCACATCGAAGCCCTGGCCGGTGCCGTCACGGTCTATGGAGGTGAGCAAAAGCTCGCCGGCCCCCCGCTCCACCCCCTCCTGCACCCAAGAAACCACATCGCGACCGGTGGGCACCGTGCCGCCGTGGGTGACCACCTCGAAGCCCCAGGGGGCCCGGCGGGCGTCCACCGCCAGCACCACGCTTTGACTACCCAAAAGCGCCGCCAGCTGCGAAAGCAGCTCGGGGTTGGCCACCGCCGCCGAGTTCACCGCCACCTTATCGGCGCCGGCAGCCAGCAGCTTTCGTGCATCCTCCACCGTTCGCACCCCACCTCCCACGCAAAACGGGATGTCCAGCACCTCCGCCACCTGGCCCACCACCCAACGCATGGTTTCCCTTCCCTCCACGGTGGCGGAAATATCGAGAAAAACCAGCTCGTCGGCGCCTTCGTCGCGGTAGCGCTGGGCCAACGCCACAGGATCCCCCATGGTGCGCAGGTCCTGAAAACGCACGCCCTTCACCACCCGGCCGCGGTCCACATCCAAGCACGGAACGACCCGGAAAGCTCCCACCTCAAGCCCCCTGCACCTGGGCGATATCGGCAAAGGTCAGCTGCCCGGTGGCCAAAGCGGTCCCCACCACCACCCCTTCCAGCCCATCCCGGGCCATGGCAGCCAGGAACCGCAGCTCCTCTAACCTCCCCACCCCTCCGGAAGCCAACACCCCCGGGCCAAAGGCATGCAAGACCCTGCGCAGCAAGGGAAAATCCGGTCCATCCCCGGTGCCATCCAGATCCACCGCCGTCACCAGAAGGTGCCGGCACCCCAGCCGCCTGACCTCCCGGGCAAAATCCGCCGGCGACCAGGAGCTGGCCTCCGCCCAGCCGCCGGTGACCACCACGCCCTGGCGGCTGTCCGCCGCCACCACCAGCCCCTCGGGGTCTTCGGCCGCAAGGAGCTGGATGGTCTTGGGCTCCCGCACCGCCAGCGAGCCCACCACCACCCGGGTGGCCCCCAGCGCCCGCAGCTCCCGGTAGGCCTCGGCGGAGCGCACCCCGCCCCCCACCTGCACCGGGACCGAAAGCTCCCGGCACAGCGCCGCCACCACCGGCCGGTTGTGCCCCAAGCCCAAAGCCGCATCCAAATCCACCACGTGCACCCCCGCAACGCCCCCCTCCTGCCAGCGCTGCGCCAGCGCCACCGGATCCTCGCTCACCACCCAGGCGGTTTCGGGTCTGCCCTGGCGCAAGCGCACGGCCTTGCCGCCCAAAAGGTCCACCGCTGCCCAAACGCGAAAGTTGCCGCTCATGAAGCC
Encoded here:
- a CDS encoding anthranilate synthase component I family protein; amino-acid sequence: MNVPDLPTYRRLAAEFPVVPIVRELTADTVTPYGMLLRLARWGCHPFLLESVEGGERVARWSFAGANPRRVITLRAGQVAVDGKPVPGEPVASLHRLLVGPGRPQLEAFPPFVGGAVGYLAYDTVRYLERLPDRLPDPLALPEAWFGDYRVVAALDRVRQRLLLVATPDPRELGVEQAYARGLAELDELAAVLAKPLEAAAPAPIPEVADAVPASATVVPEDEAFLRAVEKAKEAIRAGEIFQIVLSRRWSLPLEASAYTLYRALRLTNPSPYMFFLDTGQAQVLGSSPETLARLRGAVATTCPIAGTRPRGRTAEEDAALERELCNDEKERAEHLMLVDLGRNDLGRVCRPGSVNVVRFMAVERYSHVMHLVSEVNGRLQAGKDALDVLFSCFPAGTLTGAPKVRAMELIEELEPVRRGIYGGAVGYFDVGGDMDACIAIRTAVATGGQVHLQAGAGVVFDSLPERELSECGHKVQALLSACLLAGGMEP
- the hisIE gene encoding bifunctional phosphoribosyl-AMP cyclohydrolase/phosphoribosyl-ATP diphosphatase HisIE is translated as MGVEESLRYDPRGLVPAVVQHALTGEVLMLGFMNAEAVAKTLETGLVHFFSRSRNELWQKGETSGNRLALRGMVADCDGDALLVLAVPQGPTCHTGEASCFHRPVYGQGWVPVPAFLGLLRMIRARQEQAPEGSYTARLLASPDEALKKLVEEAGEVVLAARGQGPERLVQELADLLYHLAVVLVAEGVPVEAVNRELEARGLGGRP
- the hisF gene encoding imidazole glycerol phosphate synthase subunit HisF, with protein sequence MGAFRVVPCLDVDRGRVVKGVRFQDLRTMGDPVALAQRYRDEGADELVFLDISATVEGRETMRWVVGQVAEVLDIPFCVGGGVRTVEDARKLLAAGADKVAVNSAAVANPELLSQLAALLGSQSVVLAVDARRAPWGFEVVTHGGTVPTGRDVVSWVQEGVERGAGELLLTSIDRDGTGQGFDVELLAAVRKAVSVPIVASGGGTLPEHFVAAFQAGADAGLAASIFHQQQMTVADLKRRLAAAGVPVRWEEAWG
- a CDS encoding 1-(5-phosphoribosyl)-5-[(5-phosphoribosylamino)methylideneamino] imidazole-4-carboxamide isomerase, whose amino-acid sequence is MSGNFRVWAAVDLLGGKAVRLRQGRPETAWVVSEDPVALAQRWQEGGVAGVHVVDLDAALGLGHNRPVVAALCRELSVPVQVGGGVRSAEAYRELRALGATRVVVGSLAVREPKTIQLLAAEDPEGLVVAADSRQGVVVTGGWAEASSWSPADFAREVRRLGCRHLLVTAVDLDGTGDGPDFPLLRRVLHAFGPGVLASGGVGRLEELRFLAAMARDGLEGVVVGTALATGQLTFADIAQVQGA